One window from the genome of Lentibacillus daqui encodes:
- a CDS encoding DHA2 family efflux MFS transporter permease subunit, translated as MTETTTSNATNIKKGPILAVIILGAFVSLLNQTLMNVALPSIMEDLDIGESTAQWITTGFMLVNGVLIPITAFLMEKFSTRQLFITAISLFAAGTLICAISPTFIILMTGRVIQAVGAGIIMPLLTTVVLALFPVEKRGGAMGIIGIAIIFAPAVGPTLSGFVVQNYSWRLLFWIIFPIAVLTIIFSVIFLKNVTKQTFPDIDILAIVLSTLGFGGILYGFSTAGTNGWTNASVIIGLIVGFVGLALFIWRELVMEVPMLDFRVFKSGIFSLTTVINVALTVAMFAPMLLIPIYLQNILGISPMNSGLMLMPGAIVMGIMSPITGKVFDKIGARPLAVFGLAITVVTTYLFTQLTDSTGYLYLIIIYTIRMFGMSMIMMPIMTAGLNQLPQRLYPHGTAMVNTVRAVAGAIGTAFLVTIMTNQAKNSIKDIIINNHFDPNNEQDMLHAANLAQVQGINDAFMVSTVFAVVALILSFFIKRGRTTQEEEPEVSGKRKLSTERG; from the coding sequence ATGACTGAAACAACTACAAGTAATGCAACGAATATAAAAAAAGGCCCCATTCTTGCGGTTATTATTCTTGGTGCGTTTGTATCGCTGTTGAATCAAACGTTAATGAATGTGGCCTTGCCTTCGATCATGGAGGACCTGGATATAGGGGAAAGCACTGCACAGTGGATTACGACCGGATTTATGCTGGTTAATGGTGTGCTGATCCCAATTACTGCATTTTTAATGGAGAAGTTTTCAACCAGACAGCTATTTATAACTGCAATTAGCTTATTTGCTGCAGGTACATTAATCTGTGCCATTTCACCAACTTTTATTATCTTAATGACTGGCCGCGTTATTCAGGCAGTTGGCGCAGGGATTATTATGCCACTATTAACAACGGTTGTATTGGCTTTGTTCCCGGTTGAAAAGCGTGGTGGTGCAATGGGGATTATTGGGATTGCCATTATTTTTGCACCAGCTGTAGGCCCAACACTGTCAGGGTTTGTAGTACAAAATTATTCATGGCGGTTATTGTTCTGGATTATATTTCCAATTGCTGTATTAACAATTATCTTCTCGGTTATTTTCTTAAAGAATGTAACCAAACAGACATTTCCAGACATCGACATCCTGGCAATTGTTCTCTCAACACTTGGTTTTGGCGGTATCCTGTACGGTTTCAGTACTGCAGGTACAAACGGCTGGACCAATGCATCGGTGATCATTGGATTGATTGTTGGCTTTGTCGGCCTTGCCTTGTTTATTTGGCGCGAATTGGTTATGGAAGTTCCAATGCTGGATTTCCGGGTATTTAAGAGCGGAATTTTTTCGCTTACTACGGTCATTAATGTGGCACTTACGGTCGCTATGTTTGCGCCAATGCTTTTGATCCCGATTTATTTGCAGAATATCCTGGGTATTTCACCAATGAATTCCGGTTTAATGCTGATGCCAGGCGCAATCGTGATGGGAATTATGTCACCGATCACTGGTAAAGTATTTGATAAAATAGGTGCGCGGCCATTAGCAGTGTTTGGATTGGCCATTACAGTAGTAACAACGTATTTGTTCACCCAGCTAACCGACTCAACAGGCTATCTGTATCTGATTATTATATACACCATTCGCATGTTTGGTATGTCCATGATTATGATGCCAATTATGACGGCCGGGCTTAATCAGTTGCCGCAGCGACTTTATCCACATGGTACAGCAATGGTTAATACTGTTCGTGCTGTAGCTGGTGCGATTGGTACGGCATTCCTGGTTACCATCATGACGAACCAGGCAAAAAATAGTATTAAAGATATTATTATCAACAATCATTTTGACCCGAATAACGAGCAAGATATGTTACATGCTGCCAATCTTGCCCAGGTTCAGGGAATCAATGACGCATTTATGGTATCCACTGTATTTGCTGTGGTTGCATTGATCCTGTCATTCTTCATTAAACGTGGAAGAACAACACAAGAAGAAGAACCAGAGGTATCAGGAAAACGGAAACTCTCAACGGAAAGAGGGTAA
- a CDS encoding MerR family transcriptional regulator has product MKVKEVADLVGISVRTLHHYDEIGLLIPEKTTESGYRLYSSNDLDTLQQILFFKELGFPLKKIKEIINSPSFDREDALEVQRKMLLEKRSRLDKMIEMIDKTIQHVKGEMNMTEEEKFSGFDFSHNPYEQEARDRWGDQVVDESNAKINRMSEHEQQSLANEFNAIYCELAAIRHKDPASDEAQAAIKQWYDYLNKVGEFSLDAFKGLGQLYVGDERFTKNIDQFGEGLAVFMRDAMAVYADRNK; this is encoded by the coding sequence ATGAAAGTAAAAGAGGTAGCGGATTTAGTTGGTATTAGTGTGCGCACACTGCATCATTATGATGAAATCGGCTTGCTTATCCCGGAAAAAACAACCGAATCAGGTTACCGTTTATATTCCAGCAATGACCTTGATACTTTACAGCAGATTTTGTTTTTTAAAGAGCTTGGCTTCCCTTTGAAGAAGATCAAAGAAATTATCAACAGTCCATCATTTGATCGAGAAGATGCATTGGAAGTACAGCGAAAGATGTTACTCGAAAAACGCAGCCGACTTGATAAGATGATCGAGATGATTGATAAGACGATACAACATGTGAAAGGAGAGATGAACATGACCGAAGAGGAGAAGTTTTCAGGTTTTGATTTTAGTCACAACCCATACGAACAAGAAGCACGTGACCGTTGGGGTGATCAGGTGGTAGATGAATCGAATGCCAAAATAAACCGGATGTCCGAGCATGAGCAACAATCCTTGGCTAATGAATTTAATGCAATATACTGCGAGTTGGCAGCCATTCGTCATAAAGATCCAGCATCTGATGAGGCACAGGCGGCTATTAAACAATGGTATGACTATTTGAATAAGGTTGGTGAATTTTCACTGGATGCGTTTAAGGGGCTTGGCCAACTGTATGTAGGTGACGAGCGTTTCACGAAAAATATTGATCAATTTGGTGAAGGTTTAGCTGTATTTATGCGCGATGCCATGGCTGTTTATGCAGATCGAAACAAATAG
- a CDS encoding MarR family winged helix-turn-helix transcriptional regulator, producing MKKDDFLELEGIFRKITKKIPGEWRKHTKSAFSRTEALVLYKLYYEGQQRASELAMVLSITTGGLTGLTDKLVEGGYVERKRTEEDRRVVYLSITDSGKEMVKAMNAARKAFIEKLFNGISTEELNQFKNTAAKLLRNFEDVENQ from the coding sequence ATGAAGAAGGATGATTTCCTTGAGTTGGAGGGCATTTTCCGGAAAATCACGAAGAAAATCCCCGGAGAATGGAGAAAGCATACGAAATCGGCTTTCTCCAGAACAGAAGCACTTGTCCTTTATAAATTATATTATGAGGGACAACAACGTGCTTCTGAGCTAGCAATGGTTCTTTCCATCACTACTGGCGGCTTGACAGGTCTTACCGATAAGCTTGTTGAGGGCGGATATGTGGAAAGGAAACGGACGGAAGAAGATCGCCGGGTTGTTTACCTGTCCATTACCGATAGCGGAAAGGAAATGGTCAAGGCTATGAATGCTGCCCGAAAAGCATTTATTGAAAAATTGTTCAATGGGATATCAACGGAAGAGTTAAATCAGTTTAAGAACACAGCCGCAAAATTATTACGGAATTTTGAGGATGTGGAAAATCAATAA
- a CDS encoding MDR family MFS transporter, with translation MTDKQSTKYEFLADDPNAKVLPVVISFLIGAFFAILNETLLNIALTTLMEQFDVSVSTVQWMATGFMLMMGIVIPASAVLIQWFTTRQLFLGTMAIFTVGTTICAIAPTFPILLAGRLIQAVGTGLLMPVIFNVFLLIYPPHRRGKVMGVIGLVMMFAPAMGPTLSGIIVEHLGWRFLFITVIPFALFSIAFAYKYLQNISEVTKPKIDIISLIFSTIGFGGIVFGFSSAGDGDKGFLQPIAYIPIIIAAIALVFFALRQLKLKEPLLDLRVFKFPMYTHAVVMFLIIIMAMFASEIILPMYMQGPLALTAATAGLVLLPGSILNGLMSPVMGQLFDKFGPRVMLIPATAVLCGTMFMMSRLGLHTSTWVIIVGYILLMLSVSAIMMPAETNGLNQLPKHLYPHGTAVMTTLQPVAGAIGVSVFISIMSARQGSFLQKAANPNDPNTINESMVAGVELVYLISFGIAILAFILALFVYRATPREISSDSANK, from the coding sequence ATGACTGATAAGCAATCAACAAAATATGAATTTTTAGCTGATGACCCAAATGCCAAAGTGTTGCCGGTTGTGATATCTTTCTTAATTGGTGCCTTTTTTGCGATATTAAATGAAACGTTATTGAATATAGCGCTAACAACACTTATGGAGCAATTTGATGTCTCCGTTTCAACAGTACAATGGATGGCAACCGGGTTCATGTTAATGATGGGGATCGTCATTCCAGCGTCGGCCGTTTTAATCCAATGGTTTACAACAAGACAATTATTTCTGGGTACGATGGCGATATTTACTGTTGGTACAACGATTTGTGCCATTGCACCAACATTTCCCATTTTGCTGGCGGGCAGGTTAATTCAAGCGGTAGGAACAGGGCTGTTAATGCCGGTTATTTTTAATGTTTTTCTATTGATTTATCCGCCACATCGCCGGGGAAAAGTGATGGGTGTTATTGGGCTGGTAATGATGTTTGCTCCGGCAATGGGACCGACTCTATCCGGAATCATTGTTGAGCATTTAGGATGGCGATTTCTTTTTATTACCGTTATCCCGTTTGCTTTGTTTTCCATTGCTTTTGCCTATAAATATTTACAGAACATCTCAGAAGTTACCAAGCCGAAAATTGATATTATCTCCCTGATTTTTTCCACCATTGGATTCGGTGGGATTGTATTTGGCTTTAGTTCGGCGGGGGATGGGGACAAAGGGTTCCTGCAGCCAATTGCGTATATTCCGATTATCATCGCAGCTATTGCCTTGGTCTTCTTTGCTTTAAGGCAATTAAAACTGAAGGAGCCATTATTGGATCTCAGGGTATTTAAGTTTCCAATGTATACGCATGCGGTTGTTATGTTTCTGATTATTATTATGGCGATGTTTGCATCCGAAATTATTTTACCGATGTATATGCAAGGGCCATTAGCACTGACAGCTGCAACAGCCGGGCTTGTATTGCTGCCGGGAAGTATATTAAATGGATTAATGTCACCCGTGATGGGTCAGTTGTTTGATAAATTCGGACCACGTGTCATGCTCATTCCTGCTACTGCAGTATTGTGCGGAACCATGTTTATGATGAGCAGGCTGGGTTTGCATACGTCGACATGGGTTATCATTGTCGGGTATATTTTGCTGATGTTATCCGTTTCAGCGATTATGATGCCGGCTGAAACCAATGGTCTGAACCAGCTGCCAAAACATTTGTATCCACATGGGACTGCCGTTATGACAACACTCCAGCCTGTAGCTGGTGCGATCGGTGTGTCGGTATTCATTAGCATTATGAGTGCACGGCAAGGCAGCTTTTTACAAAAGGCAGCCAACCCAAATGACCCGAACACAATAAACGAATCAATGGTTGCCGGTGTGGAGCTGGTGTATTTGATTTCCTTTGGCATTGCTATACTCGCTTTTATTCTGGCACTGTTTGTTTACCGGGCTACACCAAGGGAAATATCATCCGATTCAGCTAATAAATAA
- the thiW gene encoding energy coupling factor transporter S component ThiW, with protein MNRTRLLTTMAVFVAIGTIGSQILWFPAGVAKAYPVQHAVNVLAAIILGPAPAVMIAFMIGLIRNLLGLGSILAFPGGMIGAFLAGYLYRRFGKKIWAAIGEFIGTGMIGSLFAVPFANLLMGSSVGALFFFPSFLVSSGAGALIGWIIAARLKQRNVLPNI; from the coding sequence ATGAACCGGACACGTTTATTAACAACGATGGCTGTTTTTGTAGCCATTGGAACAATTGGATCCCAAATTCTCTGGTTTCCTGCAGGAGTTGCTAAAGCCTATCCAGTACAGCATGCGGTGAATGTGCTGGCAGCCATCATACTTGGCCCAGCCCCCGCTGTTATGATCGCCTTCATGATCGGACTGATTCGTAACTTGCTTGGTCTTGGCTCCATTTTGGCGTTTCCCGGCGGCATGATTGGCGCATTTCTGGCAGGTTATCTTTATCGACGGTTCGGGAAAAAGATTTGGGCGGCAATTGGTGAATTTATTGGAACCGGTATGATTGGCTCTTTGTTTGCTGTACCGTTTGCCAACCTCTTGATGGGAAGTTCAGTTGGTGCATTATTTTTCTTCCCGTCATTCCTGGTAAGCAGTGGAGCTGGGGCGTTGATAGGCTGGATTATTGCAGCTCGGTTGAAACAACGAAACGTACTGCCAAACATTTAA
- the thiE gene encoding thiamine phosphate synthase, whose amino-acid sequence MGFPFLRKQLRKYFIMGSQDCEQFDPVEVLESALAAGITAFQFREKGEGSLTSTDKLKLGTKLRDLCTHYQVPFIVNDDIELVALLDADGIHVGQNDLSVERVRELFPDKVIGLSVSNPDEEAQSPIHLVDYLGAGPVFPTQSKADAKDAVGVAWIQTLRSRYPKFPIVGIGGITTQNAASVIEAGADGVSVISAITKADNIEEAVQKL is encoded by the coding sequence ATGGGTTTCCCGTTCCTACGTAAACAATTAAGAAAGTATTTTATCATGGGCAGCCAGGATTGCGAACAATTTGACCCTGTAGAAGTTCTTGAATCAGCCCTTGCAGCTGGTATCACCGCCTTTCAGTTTCGAGAAAAAGGGGAAGGTTCTTTAACCAGCACAGATAAGCTGAAGTTGGGAACAAAACTGCGCGACTTGTGCACCCATTACCAGGTTCCATTTATCGTAAACGACGACATAGAACTGGTAGCATTGCTTGATGCAGACGGTATCCATGTGGGACAGAATGATCTATCGGTCGAACGAGTGAGAGAGCTTTTCCCGGACAAGGTAATTGGGCTTTCTGTATCAAACCCGGACGAAGAAGCGCAAAGTCCCATCCACCTTGTCGATTACCTTGGTGCCGGCCCTGTTTTTCCTACCCAATCGAAGGCTGATGCCAAGGATGCTGTTGGTGTAGCATGGATTCAAACATTAAGATCGAGATACCCTAAATTTCCTATTGTTGGGATCGGGGGAATCACTACCCAAAATGCTGCATCAGTAATTGAAGCAGGTGCGGACGGGGTATCGGTTATCTCCGCAATTACCAAAGCTGATAATATAGAAGAAGCCGTTCAGAAATTATAA
- the thiD gene encoding bifunctional hydroxymethylpyrimidine kinase/phosphomethylpyrimidine kinase: MRQIPCALTIAGTDPSGGAGIQADLKTFQEFKCYGMSVITSVVAQNTTGVQDVQHILTDMIEEQLDSVISDIPFQAFKTGMIANTAMMKSIAGKIENIPVPFVMDPVMVATSGDSLIDEEARDYLRNNLLSLATLVTPNVPEAEYLTGQSISTMDDLKEAAEQIVNKYGAGAALVKGGHLAGDAVDFLHDGNKIHRFSSERIETKDTHGTGCTYSAAITALLAKGNPLLEAVNAAKQYITAAIGHSFAIGHGSGPTNHWAPRIEEVSK, translated from the coding sequence ATGAGACAAATACCTTGTGCACTGACTATTGCTGGTACTGATCCTAGTGGCGGTGCTGGCATTCAGGCCGATTTAAAAACATTTCAGGAATTTAAATGCTATGGGATGTCGGTGATTACTTCCGTGGTTGCCCAAAATACAACCGGGGTTCAGGATGTACAGCACATTTTAACGGACATGATTGAAGAACAGCTGGATTCCGTTATTTCAGATATCCCGTTTCAAGCGTTTAAAACGGGAATGATTGCCAATACCGCGATGATGAAAAGTATCGCCGGCAAGATAGAAAATATTCCTGTCCCTTTTGTAATGGATCCGGTCATGGTCGCGACAAGTGGTGATTCATTAATTGACGAGGAGGCGCGTGACTATTTACGCAACAATCTGCTTTCTCTGGCTACATTAGTCACACCCAATGTACCGGAAGCAGAATATCTAACAGGGCAATCGATTAGCACCATGGATGATCTAAAAGAGGCCGCTGAACAAATTGTAAATAAGTATGGAGCAGGTGCCGCGCTTGTTAAAGGCGGTCATTTAGCGGGGGATGCTGTCGACTTTTTGCACGATGGCAACAAGATACACCGTTTTTCATCTGAACGCATTGAAACAAAAGATACCCATGGAACCGGTTGTACCTATTCAGCGGCAATTACCGCGTTATTAGCTAAAGGCAATCCGCTTTTAGAGGCTGTCAACGCCGCCAAGCAATATATAACGGCTGCCATCGGTCATTCGTTTGCAATTGGTCATGGCAGTGGTCCAACAAATCATTGGGCACCACGAATCGAGGAGGTCAGCAAATGA
- the thiM gene encoding hydroxyethylthiazole kinase: protein MNQKVIQEVRENRPLIHHLTNQVVMNFSANGLLSFGGTPAMANAKEEAREMALNANGLLINVGTITPSEVTAMIKAGKAANEKGIPVVLDPVGIAATPFRDTAVKQILNEVNPTVIKGNAGEIAYLVNVPWETKGPDAVGEGNIAEVAAKAQEKYQTAVVITGKTDIICSGNYFKENQTGHPLLTKITGAGCLLGSILTACLTTKEPLEEQMQTAVEFYGLAAEYAALNPNVSGPGTFLAYFIDALSLDADQLG from the coding sequence ATGAATCAGAAGGTCATACAGGAAGTAAGGGAGAATCGTCCACTTATTCATCATTTAACAAACCAGGTTGTCATGAACTTTTCTGCCAATGGATTATTGTCGTTTGGGGGAACACCAGCGATGGCAAACGCAAAGGAAGAAGCACGGGAAATGGCTTTAAACGCGAATGGTCTCCTGATAAATGTCGGTACCATTACACCATCTGAGGTTACCGCAATGATAAAAGCGGGAAAAGCTGCTAATGAAAAAGGAATACCGGTCGTGCTTGATCCGGTTGGCATTGCAGCAACACCGTTTCGGGATACGGCTGTGAAGCAAATCCTCAACGAAGTAAATCCGACTGTGATCAAAGGCAATGCTGGTGAAATTGCCTATCTGGTCAATGTTCCTTGGGAGACAAAAGGACCGGACGCTGTTGGTGAAGGAAATATTGCCGAAGTTGCTGCCAAAGCCCAGGAAAAATATCAAACGGCTGTTGTTATTACCGGAAAAACGGATATCATTTGTAGTGGAAATTATTTTAAAGAAAACCAGACCGGACATCCGTTGCTTACAAAAATTACTGGCGCGGGATGCCTGCTTGGGTCGATTTTGACAGCTTGCCTTACAACCAAGGAACCGCTGGAAGAGCAAATGCAAACCGCCGTGGAATTTTACGGACTCGCCGCAGAATATGCCGCTCTAAATCCAAATGTATCCGGGCCTGGTACATTTCTGGCTTATTTTATTGATGCTCTATCATTAGATGCGGATCAATTGGGATAG